The DNA sequence AATTAGTTTTTTCAATCGCTCTTCCTCAACCGTTTCGGTCCGAGTGATCACTTTGATGAAAAGAACAGAAGGTAAACTTGAACCTATACTTTATTTTCTACCTTCACAAAATAACAAAGTAATTGATCCGGGTGCATCCAAAGATATCGAGTATTCTTTGCCACCATTCTTTGACTATTCCGAAACTATATATGACGAAATAATCAGTAATGATATAGTGTATATTCATCTTGAAGATTCTCTAGGTAATAGGTATACCCATCAAATCTTTTTTTCTGACCTCTTTGGTATGTGCACAGCAATAGAAATAGAAGGCAAGACAGTATTTGGAGATCCATCAATAGTCAAGGAGTCTTTACAAGACATAGTATAAGCTAAATCTTTATAAACAATCTCAACTCAAAAAAAGGATCAAAAAAAGGATTATTTTAATGCGTTGTGCTATTTACGCAAGATACAGTACTGAGCTCCAAGATGAAAAGTCAATTGAAGATCAGGTCCGCGAATGTAGAGACTTTGCCGCGAAAAAAGGATGGACTGTCCTTGAAGATCATATCTATTATGACCGGGCCGTATCCGGGGCCAGCACGAATAACCGGGAAGGCCTGAACCTCATGATAAACGAGGTGATGAGCGATCCCCGGCCTTTTGACAGGATTCTTGTTGACGACACTTCACGGGTTGCCCGAAATACAATTGATGCGCTCAGGACGTTTCACCGGCTAAAATTCAAGGGCGTGTTTATCTCCTTTATCTCCCAGGGGATTGACACGGCGCTTGAAACCGCTGAAGAAATGATAACGCTCCACGGCATGGTCGATTCGCTCTACATCCGGGAGCTTCGGAAAAAGACTCATCGCGGATTGAAAGGCCGCGCTCTGGACGGCATGAACGCAGGCGGCTGTCCCTATGGGTACAAGATCGAATACACTTTTGACCCCACCAAAAAGGATCGCTTCGGGAATCCCCTGGCGACCGGCGGGCAAAGAGTGATTGACCCGATTGAAGCCGAGATCGTGAAGCGAATCTTTGAAATGTATATATCAGGTTTGAGTACTTATAAAATCGCGGAAAAACTAAATAGCGAAAAAGTCCCCTCCCCTCGTGGCGGCACCTGGTCATTTTCTGCGGTTTATGGTGATAACAAAAAGGGAACCGGCATACTGAACAATGAGCAGTATATAGGGAAATATATCTGGAATAAAAGCGAATGGATAAAAGACCCGGAGACTGGGAAAAGAAAACGCTTTGAACGTCCCCGCGATGAATGGGTTATTGTTGATTGCCCGGAGCTGATAATCATACCAGACAAACTATGGGAAGCCGCAAAGCGGCGACAGGCCGAAGTCGGTAAAAAGAATAACCCGTACACATACCGGGGAGGACGAAGTCCGAAATACGCTTTAAGTGGACTTTTAAAATGCAGTCAATGCGGTAGTAGTTACGTCATAAGCGGACACAATCAATATGCTTGTGCTTCATATAAGAACCGGGGTGTGTCGGTATGTAGTAATAATGTGTATATCAATAAAAATCTAATTGAAAGTGCCATAATACCGAGAATCACCGGAGAGCTTTTTAATGATTCCTTTTTTGATGATATACAAAGCCGCGTCACAAGAATTTTAAACGCTTCAAAGGATGATAGCAAGGAAAGGCGAAATAGACTTGAAAAGGAACTAAAAGACCAGGAGACAAAACTTGACAACCTGATAAAAGCAATTGAAAGCGGCATCATCACAGACACCACAAAAACCAGAATTGAAGAAGCTGAAAACCGTATAAAAGAAATAAATGAAGAACTGAAAAACGGGCCGAAAGATAAACCCCGAGTTGCGGTACTGGACAGCACTATCAGAAATCTTATGGGGCGGCTTGATGAACTGATGATAAAAAGACCCCAAAAGGCGCGGGCCATCCTGGGGAAATTGATTGATCGTATTGATGTGACCAATGAAAAAACCCGCCTAAAAATTGAAATCACTCCAAAAGATGAAGTAATTACGAATCTTTATAGCGGGTTTTCCTTATCGTTGGTAGCGGGGACAGGATTCGAACCTGTGACCTTCGGGTTATGAGCCCGACGAGCTACCTGACTGCTCCACCCCGCGTCATGAATGTGAGACTATAGCACTCCTTCAGGATTGTGTCAAGAAAGAGTTCAATATTTTTCTGTTTTTTATGCCGTCCCTGTTCCTGTTTCAGAAATCACTGCCAGCCTTCTCAATTTCCGTTTCAGCAATCACGACCTGTCTCCGCTTCATGATCCTCTCCCGGCCTCACCACCCGACATGCCGCATATCCGTCACATCCGGTTGCCTCGCCGGGTTCTCGTGCCGAATTATCGTGTCGGGACATCATATCGGGGCGCCTCAGTGTGTTCGCGTAGGTCTATTCTGCCGGGCCGCCGCGGATACTATGCTTCGTCCTTGATCTCCTTCTTTTTCGGCTCCTCTTCCTCGACCTCGTCGTTGACGCTGGAAACACCCTTTTTGAAGTTTTTGATACCCTTCCCCAGGGCGCTGCCGACCTCGGGCAGCCTTCCGGCTCCGAATATGATGAGAGCCAATACCAAAATGATAATCAGCTCTGTCGTCCCTAAACCAAACATGGTTGTCGCTCCCGTACATTTTAAACGATGTTTACATATAACACATTTTCGGCCCAAATACAATATGATTGTATCGGGCCGCATTCTTCCAAGTAAATTCTCTGTACCCCTCCCGATCAGAGGCCGTTTTATGCCCGCTTGATGAGAAAGATAAACTTTTCGTTGATCCTGACGATGTTTCCCCCGGCGTCTACGGCTGCGTGAACGGTATGTCCCCTGGCGTGAACAGTGCCGGTTTCGGCGTCCGCCACCTCGTATTCCAGCTTCAGGCTGGCGCGCTTCACGAAGGCGACCCGGGTGCGTATTTCGATCAACTCGTCATAGCGCACAGGCGACAGGTACTTGACATATGCCTCGGTCACCGGAAACAGAACGCCCCCCTCCTCGACCTCCCGGTAGGTGGTCCCCAGGTCCCTCAAAAACTCGGTCCTGCCGATCTCGAACCATCTCAGATAGTGAGCGTAATAGGCATATCCCATGGCGTCCACGTCGGCATAGCGAACCCGGAGGGTGAATCGATGGGTTTTTCGGGGCCCGCTCACACATCCGCCCCCAGGAACATCTCCATCAGCGTGTGCCCCTGTTCGATAAACGGACCATGAGCCATGATGCGCTCAGTAAAGCCGGGGGCTCCGGACGGCGCGATACCGTCACCATAAACGGCGAACGGCACCGGCTCCGAGCTGTGGGTGCGTATTTCTATGGGGGTGGGATGGTCGGGTAGAAGCAAAACGCGAAATCGCCCCATCTCCTCGAGACCCGCCATCATCGGGCCCACCACCTCCCGATCGAAATCCTCCATGGCCTGTATCTTGAGATCGACGTCGCCTGCGTGCCCCGCCTCGTCGGGGGCCTCCACGTGGAGATACACAAAATCCGCCCCGGACCACAGCGCAGAAAGCGACGCCGCCACCTTCCCCTCATAATTGGTATCCAACCATCCGGTGGCGCCGGGCACTTCCACGACGTCCAACCCCGCCAGCCTTCCCAGCCCCTGGATCAGGTCGACGGCGCTGACGACCGCGCCGGTAATGCCGTAGCGTTCCCGGTATCCCGGGAGTGTCGGCTTCGTACCCTGCCCCCAAAACCAGGGGGCCGAAGCGACAGGCTCCCCCCGTCGGCGGCGATCCGCATTGATCGGATGATCGGCAAAGATCATCTCCGCCCGCCTCATCAGGTCGAGGAGGCGGCCTGCGCCCTCGCCGTGGGGGAGGTACATGCCGATCTCCTCCCCCAGGATATCGTGAGGCGGCGTGGTGACGACCGAGGCCACACCATTGCTCCAAATCATAATGTGGCGATAGCTCCTGCCCGGATACATCCGAAATTCGAAATCGCCCAGATTCATCTCCAGGGACCGAACCATCGGCGCGGATTCCTCGGTGGGGATGTGGCCGCACGAGTAATCGGCCATGATCCGTTTACCCGACGGCTCCCTCCCCAGGGAGACCAGGTTCATACGAAACGCTACGTCCCCCGGCTTCATTGCGATGCCCATATTGGCAGCCTCGACGGGCCCCCGGCCGGTGTAATAGACCGACGGATCAAACCCCATCACCGACATATTGGCCACGTCCGACCCCGGATCGAACCCCATCGGGACGGTTTTCACCGATCCCACCATGCCCTCGGCGGCGATACGATCCATGTGCGGGGTATGGGCCGCCTCCAAGGGCGTGCAGCCGCCCAGCTCCGTAAGTGTGCGATCCGCCATGCCGTCCCCCAGAAGCACGACGTATTTCATGCCACCACTCATGTGAAATCCATGACGGAGAGGACGTCATCCATCTTCGGCTTGACGGTATGTGTTTCGGGAGACACGCCGATGGCGGTGTCCGGGTCCTTCAGACCGTGGCCGGTGAGGGTGCAAACGATCCGCTCGCCTTTCTTGAACATGCCTCGGCCCGCCGCTTTCTTCACTCCCGCCACTGACGCCGCCGAGGCCGGCTCGCAGAAGATGCCCTCGGTGGCGGCGATGATTCGGTAAGCCTCGAGGATCTCCTCGTCGGTGACCATGTCGATGAGCCCCCCGGATTCATCACGGGCCAGCTCCGCCCGCTTCCACGACGCCGGGTTGCCGATGCGAATGGCGGTGGCGATGGTCTCCGGATTGGTCACCACCTCACCCCTCACGATGGGGGCCGCCCCCGCCGCCTGAAAGCCGATCATCTTCGGCCGTCGTGAGGCGATACCATCTTTGAAATACTCCGTATACCCCATCCAGTACGAGGTGATATTACCGGCGTTCCCCACAGGCAGCGCGTGATAGTCCGGCGCATCGCCCAAGACGTCTATGATCTCAAACGCCGCGCTCTTCTGACCGATGATGCGAAACTCGTTGAGGGAATTGACCATCGTTATGGGATGTGTTTCCGATATCTCCCGGACCAGCATCAGGGCCTCGTCGAAGTTCCCCTCCACCTGGATGACCGTGGCGCCGTGCATGACCGCCTGGGAGAGCTTGCCCAGGGCGATCTTCCCCTGGGGGATGAGGACATAAGCCCGAATGCCGGCCTTTGCGGCATACGCCGCCGCGGAGGCGGAGGTATTGCCGGTGGAGGCGCAGATGACCGCCTGGGATCCCTCCTCCACTGCCTTGCTCACCGCAAGGGTCATCCCCCGATCCTTGAATGAGCAGGTTGGATTGAGGCCGTCGTATTTGAGGTAGAGTTCCACGCCGGGGGCGACGGCATCCGCGAGCTTCTTCGCCCTGACGAGGGGGGTATTTCCCTCAAGGAGGGTGATGACGGAGCCTCGATCGTTCATGGGAAATCGCTTCCAGTACCTGTCGATGAGGCCCCGATATTCGGTCGGAGTGTGATCGGTCATGGCTGTGTCTTCTCCTTCAGGTTCGTATCCTCCACCCGGTAGAAGATGGAGGGTTTCTCGACGATATCCAGATCGTCGATCTCACGCAGGGCGGATCTGATATTCTTTTCCTTCGCCTCGTGCGTCATCATCACGACGGGGACGGTGTCGAGGTCTTCGGCCCTCCCCTTCTGGATGACGGAAACAATACTGATGTCATGGGCGCCCAGGATGCCGGATATCTTCGAAAGCACCCCCGGCCGATCCTTGGCGTCGAAGCGGAGGTAGAAGTTGGTCGTCACCTCATCCATCGGCTTGGGCGAGACGGTCTTGATGGCGTCGTTGCGAAACGAGAGGGGCGGCACCCGCTCCGAGATGCCCGCGGATACATTTCGGGCAAGCTCGACGACGTCCGATACCACGGCGGTGCCGGTCGGCATCATCCCCGCTCCCTGGCCGTAGAGGAGTATGTTCCCCACCGCCTCGCCGCGGATGTAAAACGCGTTCATGTTGTAGTTGACATTGGAGAGAAGATAGCGGAACGGGATGAGGGTCGGGTGCACCCTGGCCTCGATGCCGTCGGGCGTGTTGACCAGGATGGACA is a window from the Candidatus Zymogenaceae bacterium genome containing:
- a CDS encoding recombinase zinc beta ribbon domain-containing protein, whose translation is MVDCPELIIIPDKLWEAAKRRQAEVGKKNNPYTYRGGRSPKYALSGLLKCSQCGSSYVISGHNQYACASYKNRGVSVCSNNVYINKNLIESAIIPRITGELFNDSFFDDIQSRVTRILNASKDDSKERRNRLEKELKDQETKLDNLIKAIESGIITDTTKTRIEEAENRIKEINEELKNGPKDKPRVAVLDSTIRNLMGRLDELMIKRPQKARAILGKLIDRIDVTNEKTRLKIEITPKDEVITNLYSGFSLSLVAGTGFEPVTFGL
- the tatA gene encoding twin-arginine translocase TatA/TatE family subunit, encoding MFGLGTTELIIILVLALIIFGAGRLPEVGSALGKGIKNFKKGVSSVNDEVEEEEPKKKEIKDEA
- a CDS encoding acyl-CoA thioesterase — encoded protein: MGYAYYAHYLRWFEIGRTEFLRDLGTTYREVEEGGVLFPVTEAYVKYLSPVRYDELIEIRTRVAFVKRASLKLEYEVADAETGTVHARGHTVHAAVDAGGNIVRINEKFIFLIKRA
- a CDS encoding cofactor-independent phosphoglycerate mutase; this encodes MKYVVLLGDGMADRTLTELGGCTPLEAAHTPHMDRIAAEGMVGSVKTVPMGFDPGSDVANMSVMGFDPSVYYTGRGPVEAANMGIAMKPGDVAFRMNLVSLGREPSGKRIMADYSCGHIPTEESAPMVRSLEMNLGDFEFRMYPGRSYRHIMIWSNGVASVVTTPPHDILGEEIGMYLPHGEGAGRLLDLMRRAEMIFADHPINADRRRRGEPVASAPWFWGQGTKPTLPGYRERYGITGAVVSAVDLIQGLGRLAGLDVVEVPGATGWLDTNYEGKVAASLSALWSGADFVYLHVEAPDEAGHAGDVDLKIQAMEDFDREVVGPMMAGLEEMGRFRVLLLPDHPTPIEIRTHSSEPVPFAVYGDGIAPSGAPGFTERIMAHGPFIEQGHTLMEMFLGADV
- a CDS encoding threonine synthase, which produces MTDHTPTEYRGLIDRYWKRFPMNDRGSVITLLEGNTPLVRAKKLADAVAPGVELYLKYDGLNPTCSFKDRGMTLAVSKAVEEGSQAVICASTGNTSASAAAYAAKAGIRAYVLIPQGKIALGKLSQAVMHGATVIQVEGNFDEALMLVREISETHPITMVNSLNEFRIIGQKSAAFEIIDVLGDAPDYHALPVGNAGNITSYWMGYTEYFKDGIASRRPKMIGFQAAGAAPIVRGEVVTNPETIATAIRIGNPASWKRAELARDESGGLIDMVTDEEILEAYRIIAATEGIFCEPASAASVAGVKKAAGRGMFKKGERIVCTLTGHGLKDPDTAIGVSPETHTVKPKMDDVLSVMDFT